The following proteins are encoded in a genomic region of Paenibacillus sp. FSL R7-0273:
- a CDS encoding GH32 C-terminal domain-containing protein: MNCKTKFGLKILLAAGILIASAEISAFNYEPVQAAAAEPAAGQGPEGETDIFETATNLNSNLTGWYTAGKGRQENTAEGLLLTSDLRENVLALSQTSADDLIYEADVMIKEGQPDASLLFRSSSDGKQAYMLQIVPQAGVIRLRDAANGAGSLLEESRVPLVQGEIYHLKVRAEGSSLKVYWGNQYKPVINIEDNTYSSGRLGLHVWDGAALFQNILVSDLQGNLGTVLTSKGQWQPDLNGKKGSSGSQGKALLIYDRPAADFVYEGQLSLPSDGSAGLAFRSAAGGSDGYEAALVKTGNQLRVRLTKADGTVIATSSRTYPGHTGAKHAVEVQAEGSRIQIFVDGYTPAAIDVKDSSYVSGNMGLVVNSGAAYFQNVYVTDAASYNNEKYRPQYHYTPLRGSVSDPNGLVYFAGEYHLFHQDGGTWAHAVSKDMLNWKRLPIALPWNDYGHVWSGSAVADLNNSSGLFGDSGGQGLLAYYTSYNPDAPNGNQRIGLAYSKDKGRTWEYAKERPIVLENPGKNGDDPGSWDFRDPKVVRDEANHRWVMVVSGGDHIRFFTSTNLLDWTLTDNWGYGSYIRGGVWECPDLFPLTVQGTSEKKWVLMISTGANPATDGSDAEYFVGSLTAEGKFVNDNPAGTVLRTDFGKEFYASMSFSDMQDGRRVMLAWMSNWDYPFAFPTTGWKGELTVPREVTLVKTGEGIRLAQSPVKELESLRSPLYSASGKTVSPSSQNLLKGITAGAYELEAEVEIPAGSSVSEFGFNVREGEGVKTVVGYKPGGSAVFVDRSQSGVTDFSSLFSTRHEAQALTENRRIKLRILVDEASVEVFVNGGKAVFSDVIFPDPASRGMSFYTKGGNVRIVSLKVYKLGSVWNPGADSSTRIIMDTSSRELGVGQSEALLAAVENGPGNGANPLKWTSSHPGIIAIQKAGNSGAVIKAVKAGTAVITAATPNGKATATVRVQVFGGEFRTSLSGWTKDLSMASWLAGEDGIRGSYSGDAQYIAGEQAGDFTYEADLKLSEAGGAASLLFRASADGRSGYYVNLDPNMKSVRLFYKMDGRFEERQVLAKVPAFLQPDRIYRLKIQAEGPHITVYLDGQKLMDVQDGTFAEGHFGLHVFGGTASYQNVNVSGAVPAKLEASSLVNEASRKSLFTGSLANGEPVTVKEADVAADQKWIFVPTGDDAGSYSIRTASGQALDLNTGQNVIQLYSYLGYNNQRWIIRRNGDGSAAILSVHNHLALTVSADGSGVSLAAPRTDAADQKWQLGF, translated from the coding sequence ATGAACTGTAAAACGAAATTTGGGCTGAAAATCCTGCTGGCGGCGGGAATCTTGATAGCTTCCGCAGAGATATCAGCATTCAATTATGAGCCGGTCCAGGCTGCAGCGGCAGAACCGGCAGCAGGCCAGGGACCCGAGGGGGAGACGGATATTTTTGAAACCGCTACCAATCTAAACAGCAATTTAACGGGCTGGTACACAGCCGGAAAAGGCAGACAGGAGAATACAGCGGAAGGACTTTTGCTGACCTCGGACCTGCGGGAAAATGTGCTGGCTCTATCGCAGACTTCCGCAGATGATCTGATCTATGAAGCGGATGTGATGATCAAGGAGGGACAGCCCGATGCCTCGCTGCTGTTCCGCTCAAGCAGTGACGGGAAACAGGCCTATATGCTGCAGATTGTGCCGCAAGCCGGTGTGATCCGTCTAAGGGATGCAGCGAACGGGGCCGGCAGCCTGCTGGAGGAAAGCCGGGTTCCTCTGGTACAGGGCGAAATCTATCACTTGAAGGTGAGAGCAGAGGGCTCCTCCCTAAAGGTATATTGGGGAAATCAATATAAGCCGGTAATCAATATTGAGGACAATACCTACTCCTCCGGCAGGCTCGGGCTCCACGTCTGGGATGGGGCTGCGCTGTTCCAGAACATCCTGGTGAGTGATCTGCAGGGGAACCTCGGGACTGTGCTGACCAGTAAAGGACAATGGCAGCCGGATCTGAACGGTAAAAAGGGCTCTTCCGGCAGTCAGGGCAAAGCGCTGCTGATCTATGACAGGCCGGCTGCAGATTTCGTGTATGAAGGTCAGCTATCCCTTCCTTCGGATGGTAGTGCGGGCCTTGCCTTCCGGTCCGCTGCCGGCGGCTCGGACGGATACGAGGCAGCCCTGGTCAAGACGGGCAATCAGCTCCGTGTCCGGTTAACCAAAGCGGACGGGACGGTCATCGCAACCTCAAGCCGTACTTATCCTGGTCACACCGGGGCAAAGCATGCGGTTGAGGTGCAGGCGGAGGGGAGCCGGATTCAGATTTTTGTGGACGGCTATACACCGGCAGCCATTGACGTAAAGGACAGCTCTTACGTATCCGGGAACATGGGGCTGGTGGTAAACAGCGGAGCTGCCTATTTTCAGAATGTCTATGTGACGGATGCCGCCAGCTATAATAATGAAAAATACCGGCCGCAGTATCATTACACGCCGCTGCGCGGTTCCGTAAGTGATCCGAACGGACTGGTCTATTTTGCCGGAGAATATCATCTGTTCCATCAGGATGGCGGCACCTGGGCCCATGCAGTCAGTAAAGATATGCTGAATTGGAAGCGTCTGCCGATTGCTCTTCCCTGGAATGATTACGGTCATGTCTGGTCCGGGTCTGCCGTAGCCGATCTGAATAACTCCTCGGGTTTGTTCGGGGATTCGGGCGGCCAGGGGCTGCTTGCCTACTATACGTCCTATAATCCGGATGCTCCTAACGGCAACCAGCGGATTGGTTTGGCCTACAGCAAGGATAAGGGACGTACCTGGGAATATGCAAAGGAGCGTCCAATCGTGTTAGAGAATCCCGGGAAGAACGGGGATGACCCCGGGAGCTGGGATTTCCGCGACCCCAAGGTAGTGCGCGATGAGGCCAATCACCGCTGGGTGATGGTAGTCTCGGGCGGCGATCATATCCGCTTTTTCACCTCAACCAATCTGCTCGACTGGACGTTAACCGATAATTGGGGGTACGGGAGCTATATCCGCGGCGGGGTATGGGAATGCCCTGATTTATTCCCGCTTACGGTGCAGGGAACCTCAGAGAAGAAGTGGGTGCTGATGATCAGCACAGGAGCGAATCCGGCAACGGACGGATCAGATGCGGAATATTTTGTGGGGAGTCTGACAGCTGAGGGGAAATTCGTGAATGATAATCCGGCGGGAACGGTGCTGAGAACCGATTTTGGCAAGGAGTTCTATGCGTCCATGTCCTTTTCGGATATGCAGGATGGACGGAGAGTGATGCTGGCGTGGATGTCGAACTGGGATTATCCGTTTGCCTTTCCGACAACGGGGTGGAAGGGGGAGCTGACGGTTCCGAGAGAAGTTACTCTGGTCAAGACAGGAGAGGGAATCCGGCTGGCCCAAAGCCCGGTCAAAGAGCTGGAATCGCTGCGCAGTCCGCTTTATTCGGCATCCGGGAAGACGGTGTCTCCTTCTTCCCAGAATCTGCTGAAGGGCATCACTGCCGGAGCGTACGAACTGGAAGCCGAGGTGGAGATTCCCGCCGGCAGCAGTGTATCAGAGTTCGGGTTTAATGTGCGCGAGGGAGAAGGCGTGAAGACGGTTGTGGGTTACAAGCCGGGCGGGAGCGCGGTATTTGTAGACCGTTCTCAGTCCGGAGTGACGGATTTCTCCAGCCTGTTCAGTACCAGACATGAAGCGCAGGCTTTAACGGAGAACCGCCGGATCAAGCTGCGTATTCTGGTGGATGAAGCCTCGGTTGAGGTGTTTGTGAACGGCGGGAAGGCTGTGTTCTCGGATGTCATTTTCCCGGACCCGGCAAGCCGGGGAATGAGCTTTTATACCAAGGGCGGCAATGTAAGAATTGTTTCCTTAAAGGTTTATAAACTGGGCTCGGTATGGAATCCCGGCGCGGACTCCTCCACCCGGATTATCATGGATACCAGCAGCCGCGAGCTGGGGGTTGGGCAAAGCGAAGCGCTGCTGGCTGCGGTAGAAAATGGACCCGGCAACGGCGCAAATCCGCTGAAGTGGACCTCCAGTCATCCGGGAATTATTGCGATACAGAAGGCCGGTAATTCCGGGGCGGTGATTAAGGCGGTAAAAGCAGGCACGGCTGTTATTACGGCAGCTACGCCGAATGGAAAGGCAACTGCAACCGTCCGTGTGCAGGTCTTTGGAGGAGAGTTCCGGACCAGCCTCAGCGGGTGGACGAAGGATCTGTCCATGGCCTCGTGGCTGGCTGGTGAAGACGGCATCCGCGGAAGCTACTCGGGCGATGCCCAGTATATTGCCGGAGAGCAGGCGGGAGATTTCACCTATGAAGCCGACCTGAAGCTCAGCGAGGCCGGAGGAGCGGCTTCTCTTCTGTTCAGGGCTAGCGCAGACGGGCGCAGCGGGTATTACGTCAATCTGGACCCCAATATGAAGTCGGTCCGCCTGTTCTACAAGATGGACGGGCGCTTTGAAGAACGGCAGGTACTGGCGAAGGTGCCGGCCTTCCTTCAGCCGGACCGGATATACCGTTTGAAGATACAGGCAGAAGGTCCTCATATTACAGTGTACCTGGACGGGCAGAAGCTAATGGATGTGCAGGACGGTACCTTTGCGGAGGGGCATTTCGGTCTGCATGTATTCGGGGGAACGGCTTCCTATCAGAACGTAAATGTGAGCGGGGCTGTACCGGCGAAGCTGGAGGCTTCAAGCCTGGTAAACGAGGCTTCCCGGAAATCCCTGTTTACGGGTAGCCTGGCGAACGGTGAACCCGTAACTGTCAAAGAGGCTGATGTGGCAGCAGACCAGAAATGGATATTTGTACCGACTGGAGATGATGCAGGCTCCTATTCCATCCGTACCGCCTCCGGCCAGGCTCTTGACTTGAACACAGGGCAGAATGTCATCCAGCTCTATTCATATCTGGGCTACAATAATCAGCGCTGGATCATCCGAAGAAACGGGGATGGTTCAGCAGCGATCCTCTCGGTCCATAATCATCTGGCCCTGACGGTTTCGGCGGACGGGTCAGGTGTAAGCCTTGCAGCTCCGCGGACTGATGCAGCAGACCAGAAATGGCAGCTGGGCTTCTGA
- a CDS encoding ROK family protein, with the protein MRIGAIEAGGTKFICGIGDEYGRIEDQISFPTGHPEQTIPRVIEYFQGKEAEAIGIGSFGPIDIRPDSPAYGYITTTPKPGWANYDLLGTLKQAFPVPFGWDTDVNAAAYGEVKWGAAKGLSSCLYITVGTGVGVGVYAEGRLIHGLVHPEGGHVPTRRHPEDHYSGRCPYHGDCLEGMAAGPAIEARWGRKGHELPAEHKAWEIEAFYIAESVTQAVLLLSPEKIILGGGVMQQSQLFPLIREKVRRNLNGYVSADAILTQMDDYIVAPGLGQQAGLCGALALGLAAMDKVRS; encoded by the coding sequence ATGCGTATAGGAGCAATCGAAGCAGGCGGGACGAAATTTATATGCGGCATCGGGGATGAGTACGGGCGGATTGAGGACCAGATCAGCTTCCCGACCGGCCATCCGGAGCAGACGATACCCCGGGTAATTGAATATTTTCAGGGCAAAGAGGCTGAGGCCATCGGGATCGGATCGTTTGGTCCGATTGATATCCGCCCGGATAGCCCGGCCTATGGTTACATTACGACCACGCCTAAGCCGGGGTGGGCCAATTATGATCTGCTCGGGACCTTGAAGCAAGCCTTTCCTGTTCCGTTCGGCTGGGATACTGATGTTAATGCTGCAGCCTATGGTGAGGTGAAATGGGGGGCGGCAAAGGGACTGTCCAGCTGCCTATACATTACCGTAGGCACGGGTGTCGGTGTTGGCGTGTATGCGGAAGGCCGGCTGATACACGGTCTTGTCCACCCTGAGGGCGGGCATGTGCCGACGAGACGGCATCCGGAGGATCATTATTCCGGGAGGTGCCCGTATCACGGGGACTGCCTCGAAGGAATGGCGGCAGGCCCTGCTATTGAAGCCCGCTGGGGAAGGAAGGGCCATGAGCTTCCGGCAGAGCACAAGGCATGGGAGATTGAGGCCTTCTATATTGCCGAGTCCGTAACCCAGGCTGTTCTGCTGCTCTCCCCGGAGAAAATCATCCTCGGCGGCGGCGTAATGCAGCAGTCCCAGCTGTTTCCGCTGATCCGTGAGAAGGTGCGCCGGAACCTGAACGGCTATGTGAGTGCGGATGCTATTCTCACGCAAATGGATGACTATATTGTGGCTCCGGGTCTCGGCCAGCAGGCCGGATTATGCGGTGCGCTGGCCTTGGGTCTTGCAGCAATGGACAAAGTCCGGAGCTAG